The DNA sequence TAGGAAAGGTGCACCATGTCCACGCCGTCGAAGGTTCCAGCTCGAGCGGAGGATGCAACACCACTCCGCACACCCCATACGCTTCCCGTGCCGGACGTTCTGCGTCACCTGGGCTCCAGTACACAGGGGTTGGAATCCTCCCGGGCAGCCGCCCTGCTGAGCTCGTTCGGTCCGAATGCGCTGCGCCGCGCCGCCCCGGAGACCATGCTCCAGCGACTGTTCCGCCAGATCAATGACCCGATGATCTATGTGCTCATCGCCGCAGCGGTTCTGACCGCGCTTCTGGGAAATTGGACGGATACCATCGTCATCTCAGCGGTGGTGATCGTGAATATGATGGTGGGTTTCATTCAGGAGGGCAAGGCCGCGGACGCACTGGCCTCCATCAAGGAGATGCTCTCCCCGGAGTCAACCGCGCTGCGCGATGGTGAGTGGACCACCATCGATGCCGCGGAGCTGGTCCCCGGTGACATAGTCCGGATCTCAGCTGGAGATCGGATCCCGGCGGACCTCCGTATCATCACCGCAACCAACCTTCAGGTGGAGGAAGCCGCCCTCACGGGTGAATCGGAACCGGTTCTCAAACATCCCGATCCGGTGGAGGACTACGCCGGTATCGGCGACCGCACGTGCATGGCGTTCTCCTCCACCACTGCGCTGACCGGCACCGGCACGGGTGTGGTCACAGCCACCGGACACGATACGGAGATCGGGCATATCACCACCATGCTCGAGGATGTGGAAAGCGTGGACACCCCGCTGACCCGGGCGATGACCAAATTCTCCTCCACACTTGCCATCGCCTGCGTGGTCCTGGCCATCCTCATGCTGGTGGTCTCCGGTATCGTCCACGGAACGCCGATGGAACAACTCATCATGTCCGCCATCGGTTTTGCAGTCGCAGCAATTCCCGAGGGCCTGCCGGCGGTCATCGCCATCACCCTCGCCCTCGGCGTGCAGAAAATGGCCGGGCAGAAGGCCATCACCCGCCAGCTGAATTCGGTGGAAACACTGGGATCCGTGACCACCGTATGCTCCGACAAGACAGGAACCTTGACAAAAAATGAGATGACCGTGCGGTCGCTGGTCACCCTGCAGGGATTCTACGATGTCAGCGGGAGTGGTTATGAGCCGGTGGGCACCATCTCCGTCACCAATACCGACGAGGAGGTAGACCCCGGGCAGTCCCCCGATGTGTATGCCCTCGCCGAGGTGGCGGCCACTGTCTGCGATGCCGAGATCCGGGAGGTCGACGGCAGGTGGCAGCTCATCGGTGAGCCCACCGACGGTGGTATCCGCACCTTCGCGCTGAAAACCGGTGTGAAACCGAGGCCCCGACAGGCGGAGATCCCCTTCGACTCGTCCTATAAGTACATGGCCACCCTCCACGAGGCTGCCGGTGAACACCTCCTGCTGGTCAAGGGCGCACCCGACCGCCTGCTCGACCGCAGTTCCCATCAGGGGGACGGCGAGCCCCTCGACCGGGAGTTCTGGGACAAGCGCATCGATGCGCTTGGCTCGCGTGGGCTGCGGGTGCTGGCCGCTGCACGGCGCACGCTGCCTACGCTTGTCGACGACCCAACCACCGCCACAGTGGACGAAGGTGGACTCACCTTCCTGGGTCTCTACGGCATCATGGATCCACCCAGAACCGAAGTCATCGGTGCCATCGACACCGTGCAGAAGGCAGGCGTCCGCGTCCGGATGATCACCGGCGACCATGCCTCCACGGCAAAAGCCATCGCGCGGGAGGTCGGAATCAAAGGTGACGGGGTACTCACCGGCCAGCAGATCACCGATGCCACAGATGAGGACCTGCGTGAACTCGTCCGGGACACCGGTATCTTCGTCCGCACCAGCCCGGAGCATAAACTCCGTATCGTCCGGGCACTCCAGGCCAATGGTGAAGTGGTATCCATGACCGGTGATGGTGTCAACGATGCCCCGTCCCTCAAGCAGGCTGACGTGGGCGTGGCCATGGGCATCAAGGGCACAGAGGCCACCAAGGACGCTGCTGATATTGTGCTGGCCGATGACAACTTCGCCACCATCGCCCGCGCCATGGAGATGGGTCGCACCATCTATGACAACCTCCGCAAGGCCATTGTCTTCATGCTGCCCACCAACGGCGCCCAGGGCCTGGTGATCTTCGTAGCCATGATGTTCGGCTGGCAGTTGCCCATCACTCCCCTACAGGTGCTGTGGATCAATCTGATCACCGCCATCACGCTGTCCCTGGCACTGTCCTTTGAACCTGCAGAACCCGACATCATGAGACGCAGGCCCCGCGACCCCAACGCAAATATCCTGGATCGCGAGGCGTTCGCCCGCATTGTCTATGTATCCCTGCTGCTGGGTGCCATGACGTTCTGGGCCTTTTCACTATCACTGGACAATGGCGCCACCCTGGAGCAGGCCCGCACCATCGCGGTGAATAGTCTCGCCGTGGGGCAGGTGTTCTACCTCCTGGTCACCCGCTTCTTCCGGGTTCGCACCCTCAGGAAGGAACTGGTTACCCGCAACCCCGTCTCCTGGCTGTGCATCGGCATCATGATGGTTCTGCAACTGGGCTTCGCCTACCTCCCCTTCATGAACGCCACCTTCGATACCTCCCCGGTGTCCCCGGAGTCCTGGCTGCTCCCATTGACGGCGGGTGTGACCATCTTCGTGGTGGTGGAACTGGAAAAGCTCATGCGCAGACAGAGTAGCTCGGATGAGACGGTGATCTAGATGGCAGGTGCCATTCCTTTGAGATACCTGCGGGTGATGTAGAGCTGGACCAGTCGCGCGGCAGGAGCCCCGATTCTCGCCCAGATCCACGCATGGCGCGAAAAGGCCACACACCGCCCAGTCACAGTACCGTCGGGGGCCATCTGGATATGGAAGGCTTCCTCACCCCGTTCCACGTGCCCGGGGAGGGTTCCATACACCATGAGTGCCTCATCTTCGCCGTGGACGCGTTGCAGAATGAAACAGCGGGACCGCGTGGGGCCGATAACCAGTTCCACCCGGTTCTCCCCCAGGTCCCGCACACTCACACCCGCGTGCTCATGGGCCTGCCAGGAAAATAACCGCTCGGAGGCCTGGTCAAAACAGTCTCTGCCGTGGCCGAGGACAAGGCTGGAATCGGTGATCTTCCACCCCGCCAGTCCCAGATTGTCCGCAGTCTCCCCCTGCAGCAACTTCACGGAATGCCCCTGGAACTGCGGAGGATAGGTGAGTTCTGACGTACTCATTTAAGGGGTGTTCTCCATCCTATGATCCAATGAACGAAACTCGGCCCCACCCAGTTTGGATAACTGGGTGGGGCCGATCTGGCGAGGTGCTCAGGAAATCTAGTTTCCGGTGAGCTTATCCTTGACATCTTCGACCTTGTTCTTGGCATCGCCCTTCACCTGGTCGGCTTTGCCCTCAGCCTGAAGCTGCTCGTTGTCGGTGGCCTTGCCGGTAGCTTCCTTCGCCTTGCCGGAAGCCTTTTCAGCGGTGTTCTTAATCTTGTCGCCGAGTCCCATGATGTGTTCCTCTCGATTGATTGCTTGAACGTACTTGCACCAGTGTACCGATTTTCCTGGGGCGAAGTCATGGGCACCGGACCATTAATTGCACCTCTTTCACGGCGCATATCCTGAAGAACCGCTGAGGAAAGATACCTCACCATGCGCACATTGATCTACGGCATGAACGTGACCTTAAGACGGTTATATCGCTGCCACCGGAGACGATATCAACTGGATCGAGCCAAGCGATGAGCTATTCCAATGGTGGTTGGACCTGGACAGACGCAAACTCTGGGAGGCCATGAACCCTTATTGGGCCACTGCTGATCAACAACCTGGTGTCACCGCTGTGGCTGAAGGCAGTGGTCCGGTGAGCATCGGTGGCGCAGCCATGCGGGTCGGGTTAATTGATGAATACGTGCCACCACCCACCCTGTTCTGGTGGATGGTGGCACGCCCTTCTTCACCGCGCTGGGTAGTCGGGTGAATCTGGACCTGGTGGAAACTCATGTCTTCCCAAGAGGAGTTATCCTCACCAGGTACAGAGCCCCACGCTGAGATCTAAGCCAGTTCGACGATCTCCATGTACTGCTCATTCCAGAGGTCTTCGGTGCCGTCGGGCAGGACGATGACGCGGTCTGGTTCCAGGGCCTTGACGGCACCCGGGTCGTGGGTGACCAGGACAACGGCTCCGGTGTAGGTACGGAGGGCGTCCAGAACCTGTTCACGGGAGATGGGGTCAAGGTTGTTGGTTGGTTCGTCGAGAAGCAGCACGTTGGCGCGGGAGGAGACCAGGGTGGCCAGGGCCAGGCGGGTCTTCTCGCCACCGGAGAGGGTGCCGGCCGGCTGGTCGAGCTGCTCGCCGGAGAACATGAAGGAACCCAGCAGGCTGCGCAGGCCCTGCTGATCGGCGTCAGCGCAAGCTTCGATGGTGTTCTGCCAGACCGATTTATCCGGGTCGATGGTGTCGTGTTCCTGTGCGAAATAGCCGATTTTCAGGCCATAGCCGGTGACAATGCCGCCCTCGCCGTCGGTGCGTTCCACACCAGCCAGCAGTTTCAACAGGGTGGTCTTACCGGCACCGTTGAAACCGAGGACCACTACGCGGGAGCCCTTGTCAATGGCCAGATCCACGCCGGCGAAGACTTCGAGGGAACCGTACATCTTGGTCAGGCCCTTGGCGTTGAGCGGGGTCTTACCGCACGGTGCTGGCTCCGGGAAGACGATGTTGGCGGCACGATCGGAGGCACGGATGTCATCGAGGTTGTCGATCATGCGCTCTGCACGGGCGATCATCTGCTTGGCTGCTGCCGCCTTGGTGGCCTTGGCACCCAGGCGTGCAGCCTGGTCCTTGAGGGCACCTGCCTTCTTCTCAGCGTTGGAACGCTCGCGACGACGACGGGCCTCATCGAGTGCACGGGCATCGACGTACTTATCAAAGCCCATGTTGTACACATCGGCTTCCGCACGCACCGCGTCCAGGTACCAGATTTTGTTACAGACGGCACCGAGGAGTTCCACGTCGTGCGAGATAATGATGAGCCCGCCCTCGTGCTTGGACAGGAATTCGCGGAGCCAGGTGATGGAGTCGGCATCGAGGTGGTTGGTTGGTTCGTCGAGAAGCAGCGTGGTCTTGGACTTGCCGGAGCCGTTCGCGGCGGCGAACAGGATCTGTGCCAGCTCCACGCGGCGACGCTGACCACCGGAGAGGGTCTTGAGCTGCTGATCCAGGATGCGTGCCTCAAGGCCCAGGTTGTCGCAGATCTGGGCGGCTTCAGCGTCGGCCTCATAGCCACCAAGCGCTTGGAACTGCTCCTCCAGGCGGGAGTATTTACCGATCGCGGTATCCAGCTTTCCGGGATCGGTGGTGGTTTCCATGATCTCCTGCTGGCGCTCCATGGAGGAACGCAGCTGATCAAGGCCACGTGCGGACAGGACACGGTCGCGGGCGGTCTGCTCGATATTGCCTTCGCGGGAGTCCTGCGGGAGGTATCCAACCTCACCAGCGACGGTGACAGAACCACCGTACGGCTTGGTTTCGCCGGACAGGATACGCATCGTGGTGGTTTTTCCTGCACCATTTCTACCCACGAGACCGATGCGGTCGCCGGGCTGTACGCGAAGGAGCTGTCCTGGGGCGTCGAGGAGGGTACGAGCGCCAACGCGCACTTCTAAATCATTGGTGACAATCACAACCGTTCAGTGTATCAACTACCCATGCCGGGACACCAATGATGCTTTCTTCACCCTCTGGATAGAGACGAATTTCCTTGACTCCAAGGTCACGATTAACTGTGTTCCGACGTTTAACGTCGGCTCTTGATTTTCTCTTCTCGCTTCGTCGCGATGATGAGGTTGATTACGCAGAGGTTGAAGCTGGTTCCTCCCATTGCCATCATGACCCCGATCCCTTCTTGGCTTGGCACCGGTGACGCCACACCAGCTGCAAAGAAGGTAGAAAACCCGGTTGCTGTGCCCAGGCCTGCTGCCATCGCACCGGCCATGATCCGGGGTGAGGTCAAAGCGGCCGCCGGTCAACCACCCTGCACGGGGCCTATTCCCATTGGAGGATGCGGAATATTGTCCCTACCTCCCGGGTCACTGCTGCGCTGGAACGGGTCCCCACGACTCCCCTGAAGCCGGGAGATCATCAGGAAGGTTGGGTTGTAATGGTGCGGATGGCCTATCAGGGCTGCCGACATGGCTCACCATCGACCATGATCAGCAGCAGACAGTCCCGTGTTTGTTTAGGGTGGGGCTATGAACGCGAAGCAGCGCAGAATCCGTTATCAGGCAGATCCGGGTGCCAATACGGATAGGACTGCCGACGGCCGGGATTATATGGTGTCGTATTTTCTCAACGAGTACCAGCGCGGCAGCATGGTGATGCGCTTCGCTTCCCCACCAGGTGCGGCTGATTTGGTCAATGAACTTCAGAAGTACGGGTTATCTTCTGCACTGTTGAAGAATGTCTCCGCCACCCCGGTGGCTGATGTTAAGGACCAGGGCGCGCGTTATGCGCAGGCCCAACGCGCAACAGAGGACGCTCAGGCGCACAGCAGAAGTTTGCACAGTCCCAGTCAACAAACCCGCACTGACGCTCAGCAACGGGCCCTTAACCGCAATGCGATCCGCCAGCAGGCTTCCGAGTGGCCTTCTGGTAACCAGGGTCAGCAGCAATGGGATACCTCCCGAACCGGGAGAACATCATCCAGGAAAGGCGGTGTACTGGGTCCGCTACTGGGGATAATGGTGGTGTTCTATGGTTTCACTGCTGCGATTGCCACTGATTCCTATAATGACGGTGCCTTCGCTGCAATCGTCGATGTGCCATTTGATTCCGGTTTCGGTGACAAGGTTGAAGCCTGTGTGGATTCCCTGGAGCGCCGGGCCAGCGATGATCTGGCTATATACGGCGAGAATCCCGGCCTTTTCGAAGATCGCCCTTCTACATTCTTCCCACATCCGGCCAATGCCGCCTTTATAACGGGGTGTCTGGTGAACTGAGCGCGCCGCTAACTGGAGCGCACCCTAAACTAGAGGAATGAAAGAGCTTTACGACGTCGCCGTGCTCGGCCTCGGCCCCTCCGGCGCGGTGGCTGCACACCGCGCTGCGCAACGCGGACTTACAGTCCTGGGAATAGATAATAAAGGCGTCAACGCCCCGTCCACC is a window from the Corynebacterium faecale genome containing:
- a CDS encoding HAD-IC family P-type ATPase, with amino-acid sequence MSTPSKVPARAEDATPLRTPHTLPVPDVLRHLGSSTQGLESSRAAALLSSFGPNALRRAAPETMLQRLFRQINDPMIYVLIAAAVLTALLGNWTDTIVISAVVIVNMMVGFIQEGKAADALASIKEMLSPESTALRDGEWTTIDAAELVPGDIVRISAGDRIPADLRIITATNLQVEEAALTGESEPVLKHPDPVEDYAGIGDRTCMAFSSTTALTGTGTGVVTATGHDTEIGHITTMLEDVESVDTPLTRAMTKFSSTLAIACVVLAILMLVVSGIVHGTPMEQLIMSAIGFAVAAIPEGLPAVIAITLALGVQKMAGQKAITRQLNSVETLGSVTTVCSDKTGTLTKNEMTVRSLVTLQGFYDVSGSGYEPVGTISVTNTDEEVDPGQSPDVYALAEVAATVCDAEIREVDGRWQLIGEPTDGGIRTFALKTGVKPRPRQAEIPFDSSYKYMATLHEAAGEHLLLVKGAPDRLLDRSSHQGDGEPLDREFWDKRIDALGSRGLRVLAAARRTLPTLVDDPTTATVDEGGLTFLGLYGIMDPPRTEVIGAIDTVQKAGVRVRMITGDHASTAKAIAREVGIKGDGVLTGQQITDATDEDLRELVRDTGIFVRTSPEHKLRIVRALQANGEVVSMTGDGVNDAPSLKQADVGVAMGIKGTEATKDAADIVLADDNFATIARAMEMGRTIYDNLRKAIVFMLPTNGAQGLVIFVAMMFGWQLPITPLQVLWINLITAITLSLALSFEPAEPDIMRRRPRDPNANILDREAFARIVYVSLLLGAMTFWAFSLSLDNGATLEQARTIAVNSLAVGQVFYLLVTRFFRVRTLRKELVTRNPVSWLCIGIMMVLQLGFAYLPFMNATFDTSPVSPESWLLPLTAGVTIFVVVELEKLMRRQSSSDETVI
- a CDS encoding DUF1990 domain-containing protein, whose amino-acid sequence is MSTSELTYPPQFQGHSVKLLQGETADNLGLAGWKITDSSLVLGHGRDCFDQASERLFSWQAHEHAGVSVRDLGENRVELVIGPTRSRCFILQRVHGEDEALMVYGTLPGHVERGEEAFHIQMAPDGTVTGRCVAFSRHAWIWARIGAPAARLVQLYITRRYLKGMAPAI
- a CDS encoding CsbD family protein; this encodes MGLGDKIKNTAEKASGKAKEATGKATDNEQLQAEGKADQVKGDAKNKVEDVKDKLTGN
- a CDS encoding ABC-F family ATP-binding cassette domain-containing protein; protein product: MIVTNDLEVRVGARTLLDAPGQLLRVQPGDRIGLVGRNGAGKTTTMRILSGETKPYGGSVTVAGEVGYLPQDSREGNIEQTARDRVLSARGLDQLRSSMERQQEIMETTTDPGKLDTAIGKYSRLEEQFQALGGYEADAEAAQICDNLGLEARILDQQLKTLSGGQRRRVELAQILFAAANGSGKSKTTLLLDEPTNHLDADSITWLREFLSKHEGGLIIISHDVELLGAVCNKIWYLDAVRAEADVYNMGFDKYVDARALDEARRRRERSNAEKKAGALKDQAARLGAKATKAAAAKQMIARAERMIDNLDDIRASDRAANIVFPEPAPCGKTPLNAKGLTKMYGSLEVFAGVDLAIDKGSRVVVLGFNGAGKTTLLKLLAGVERTDGEGGIVTGYGLKIGYFAQEHDTIDPDKSVWQNTIEACADADQQGLRSLLGSFMFSGEQLDQPAGTLSGGEKTRLALATLVSSRANVLLLDEPTNNLDPISREQVLDALRTYTGAVVLVTHDPGAVKALEPDRVIVLPDGTEDLWNEQYMEIVELA